A genomic window from Solanum dulcamara chromosome 11, daSolDulc1.2, whole genome shotgun sequence includes:
- the LOC129872554 gene encoding uncharacterized protein LOC129872554, with translation MAEDFMNRFRFNTEITTDRFSLANIQKKPSEDFQEYARRWRTEAARVQPLLDESELSKYFIRAQEGIYFDKMMSMMVQKFAELVKMGDFIEEGIKSGKIQSMAAFQAASKAIQLGSIGGIKKKKEDVSVVNYQHGGQSHQYPNNPQIVAHTPYTSYPVYNTRPHYNPPRAPTYQSPTRPHISLQAPTHQNRPAYVPRPRPNLEARNTRTYTPIAKPYAQLFERLRIVGVLQPVEGKLPDPIPYNFDGNKRCAYHSGIQGHDTEDCYSLKNQVETLIRRGIIKCTPTPPNVNNNPLPNHENRELREPLTIQTYLPKVVVTTTVARKAEFDTKGVPWDYKTEAKGKIIDAAVAHGMTRSGRCYATEDLNQEVLGKEPNPKKNVTDAEVTEFWRTMQSKDYSVEEQLKKTSTHISIMSLLMSSKVHRNALMEVLNGVCIPRETTSETLAATIGRVVESNKISFHDNELPTEGTGHNKALYIAVKCRDKIVTRVLIDGGSGCNICPFTTLKVLGLNMGDIEESRVKVRAFDGAQRSVIGEIHLTLQVGPAEFPVLFQVMDVSSNYNLLLGRPWVHVAKTVPSTLHQCVKFEWGHVEVTIHGELNHPIYSVNFIPVTEELDGAAFHTLEIMQAVRVDEKLESVGVKLSGAAKMVAAEMLKYGYHLKTGLGPRANGIVEPIQLKHQKGTTGLGYGSTSGQVHNRGSIKTMFVPEQVPILDHASDDDIVEGIGNLFVAMIGEEEEIDLRKLSIRDSKPGESLQN, from the exons ATGGCTGAGGATTTCATGAATCGCTTCAGATTTAATACTGAAATCACTACGGACAGGTTCTCATTAGCCAACATACAAAAGAAACCATCAGAGGATTTCCAGGAGTATGCACGACGTTGGAGAACCGAGGCTGCAAGGGTTCAACCACTACTGGATGAGAGTGAGctctcaaaatactttattcgAGCCCAAGAAGGTATCTACTTTGACAAGATGATGTCAATGATGGTCCAAAAGTTTGCAGAATTGGTCAAGATGGGGGATTTTATAGAGGAAGGCATCAAATCGGGTAAAATTCAGTCCATGGCCGCATTTCAAGCTGCAAGTAAGGCCATACAATTAGGATCCATTGGTGGcatcaagaagaaaaaggaggatGTTTCAGTCGTCAATTACCAACATGGAGGACAATCCCACCAATACCCCAACAATCCCCAAATTGTTGCACATACTCCATACACCTCGTACCCGGTATATAATACCCGACCACACTATAATCCACCTCGAGCACCAACATACCAAAGTCCAACAAGACCACATATCTCACTCCAAGCACCAACCCACCAAAATAGACCAGCATATGTGCCAAGACCACGTCCAAATCTTGAAGCCAGAAATACTCGCACTTACACACCCATTGCCAAACCTTATGCTCAATTGTTTGAAAGGTTGAGGATAGTAGGAGTGCTACAGCCAGTGGAGGGAAAACTCCCCGACCCAATCCCTTACAATTTTGATGGAAACAAGCGATGCGCCTACCACTCGGGAATCCAAGGTCATGACACAGAAGATTGTTATAGCTTGAAAAACCAGGTTGAGACGTTGATCAGAAGAGGAATAATAAAATGCACTCCAACACCTCCGAATGTGAACAACAACCCTTTGCCAAATCATGAGAATCGAGAA CTAAGGGAACCTCTTACTATCCAAACATATCTCCCGAAAGTTGTAGTAACCACTACAGTTGCTAGAAAGGCTGAGTTTGACACCAAAGGAGTCCCATGGGATTATAAAACAGAAGCCAAGGGCAAGATAATTGACGCCGCTGTGGCTCATGGAATGACTAGGTCAGGAAGGTGCTATGCTACAGAGGATCTGAATCAAGAAGTTCTTGGGAAGGAACCAAATCCCAAGAAGAATGTTACCGATGCTGAAGTCACGGAATTTTGGAGGACAATGCAGTCAAAAGACTATTCAGTCGAAGAGCAACTAAAGAAGACATCAACTCATATATCCATAATGTCTTTACTAATGAGTTCTAAGGTACATAGGAATGCTTTGATGGAGGTGTTAAATGGGGTTTGCATTCCAAGAGAGACCACAAGTGAAACCTTAGCTGCAACAATCGGACGAGTGGTGGAATCTAACAAAATCTCTTtccatgataatgagctaccaACAGAAGGGACTGGACACAATAAAGCACTTTATATCGCGGTCAAATGTCGTGATAAGATTGTGACGCGAGTTTTGATTGATGGCGGTTCTGGATGTAATATCTGCCCTTTCACAACTCTGAAAGTATTAGGTTTAAACATGGGAGATATAGAGGAAAGTCGTGTAAAGGTGAGAGCTTTTGATGGAGCACAGAGAAGTGTCATTGGAGAAATCCATCTCACATTGCAGGTGGGACCAGCAGAATTCCCTGTCTTATTTCAAGTGATGGATGTATCATCGAACTACAACCTACTGTTGGGAAGACCATGGGTCCATGTGGCAAAAACAGTCCCTTCAACTCTTCATCAATGTGTAAAGTTTGAGTGGGGTCACGTAGAAGTTACCATTCATGGAGAGCTAAATCACCCCATCTATTCTGTCAATTTTATTCCAGTAACTGAGGAATTAGATGGAGCTGCTTTTCACACTTTAGAAATCATGCAAGCTGTGAGGGTTGACGAGAAGTTAGAGTCGGTTGGTGTGAAATTGTCAGGGGCAGCAAAGATGGTCGCAGCAGAGATGTTGAAATACGGGTATCATCTTAAGACAGGACTTGGACCCAGGGCCAATGGCATAGTTGAACCCATCCAGCTAAAGCATCAGAAAGGTACCACTGGACTCGGATATGGATCTACATCGGGACAAGTCCACAACAGGGGATCCATCAAGACAATGTTTGTACCAGAGCAAGTTCCAATTCTAGATCACGCATCTGACGATGACATAGTAGAAGGAATAGGAAATTTGTTCGTGGCCATGAttggagaagaggaagagatTGATCTCCGCAAATTGAGCATCCGTGATTCTAAGCCTGGAGAAAGCTTGCAGAATTAG